From a region of the Enterobacter cancerogenus genome:
- the ssuE gene encoding NADPH-dependent FMN reductase, whose protein sequence is MRVITLAGSPRFPSRSSALLEYARDRLSALDVEVCHWNLHNFEPEDLLYARFDSPALMALTEQLKDADGLIVATPIYKASFAGGLKTLLDLLPERALDGKVVLPLATGGTVAHLLAVDYALKPVLNALKAQEILHGVFADDSQVIDYQHKPQFTPNLQTRLDSALETFWQALHRRDVQVPAWTSQGVAHA, encoded by the coding sequence ATGCGCGTCATCACCCTGGCCGGAAGTCCACGATTCCCTTCTCGTTCCAGCGCCCTGCTGGAGTACGCCCGCGACAGGCTCAGCGCCCTGGACGTGGAGGTGTGCCACTGGAACCTGCATAACTTTGAACCCGAAGATCTGCTTTATGCCCGTTTCGACAGCCCGGCGCTGATGGCCCTGACCGAGCAACTCAAGGACGCAGACGGATTGATCGTCGCGACGCCGATATATAAAGCCTCTTTTGCCGGCGGGCTGAAAACCCTGCTCGACCTGCTGCCCGAACGTGCGCTGGACGGCAAAGTGGTGCTGCCGCTGGCGACAGGGGGAACGGTCGCCCATCTGCTGGCCGTCGATTATGCCCTGAAGCCGGTGCTGAACGCCCTGAAGGCCCAGGAGATCCTGCACGGCGTATTCGCCGACGATTCTCAGGTCATCGATTATCAGCATAAACCGCAGTTCACGCCGAACCTGCAGACCCGCCTCGATAGCGCCCTCGAAACCTTCTGGCAGGCTTTGCACCGCCGTGATGTGCAGGTACCCGCGTGGACATCTCAAGGAGTGGCCCATGCGTAA
- a CDS encoding sulfonate ABC transporter substrate-binding protein, with protein MRKMLTRLALAGVLTVSSLSHAAETAPESLRIGYQKGSVSMVLAKSHQLLEKRYPDTHFSWVEFPAGPQMLEALNVGSIDLGSTGDIPPIFAQAAGADLVYVGVEPAKPKAEVILVPENSDIKRVADLKGHKVAFQKGSSSHNLLLRALQEAGLTFADIQPVYLTPADARAAFQQKNVDAWAIWDPYYSAALLQGGVRVLKDGTTLKQTGSFYLAARPYAEKNGAFIQGVLETFTQADALTQSQRQESITLLAKTMGLPEPVIASYLDHRPPTTIAPVDAHVAALQQQTADLFYQNRLVPKQVDIRDRIWQPAGKEGAKS; from the coding sequence ATGCGTAAAATGTTGACCCGTCTCGCCCTGGCAGGCGTGCTGACCGTTTCCTCTCTGAGCCATGCGGCTGAGACGGCGCCGGAAAGCCTGCGTATCGGCTATCAAAAAGGCAGCGTCAGCATGGTGCTGGCAAAAAGTCACCAGCTGCTGGAAAAACGCTACCCGGATACGCACTTTTCGTGGGTGGAGTTTCCGGCCGGTCCGCAGATGCTGGAGGCGCTTAACGTCGGCAGTATCGATCTTGGCAGCACCGGCGATATCCCGCCGATCTTTGCTCAGGCGGCTGGGGCCGATCTGGTGTACGTGGGTGTTGAACCTGCCAAGCCTAAGGCCGAAGTGATCCTGGTGCCGGAAAATAGCGACATAAAACGCGTCGCCGACCTCAAAGGACATAAGGTCGCTTTCCAGAAAGGTTCCAGCTCGCACAACCTGCTGTTGCGTGCGTTGCAGGAGGCTGGACTTACGTTCGCCGATATCCAGCCTGTGTACCTGACGCCAGCTGACGCCCGCGCGGCGTTCCAGCAGAAAAACGTGGATGCCTGGGCAATCTGGGACCCGTATTACTCCGCCGCGCTTCTGCAGGGTGGCGTGCGCGTCCTGAAAGACGGTACCACGCTGAAACAGACCGGCTCGTTTTACCTGGCGGCACGCCCGTATGCCGAAAAGAACGGAGCCTTTATACAGGGCGTGCTGGAGACCTTTACCCAGGCGGATGCGCTGACGCAAAGCCAGCGCCAGGAGAGCATCACACTGCTGGCGAAAACGATGGGCTTGCCCGAGCCGGTGATCGCCAGCTATCTCGACCATCGGCCACCCACCACCATCGCCCCGGTGGACGCCCACGTCGCCGCTCTCCAGCAGCAAACCGCCGATCTCTTCTATCAAAACCGCCTGGTCCCCAAACAGGTGGATATCCGCGACCGTATCTGGCAACCCGCAGGCAAAGAAGGAGCAAAATCATGA
- the ssuD gene encoding FMNH2-dependent alkanesulfonate monooxygenase → MSLNLFWFLPTHGDGHYLGTDAGSRPVDHGYLQQIAQAADRIGFTGVLIPTGRSCEDAWLVAASMIPVTQRLKFLVALRPSVVSPTVAARQAATLDRLSNGRALFNLVTGSDPQELAGDGVFLDHTERYEASAEFTRVWRRLLEGETVTFEGKHIHVRDAKLYFPPLQQPRPPLYFGGSSDVAQDLAAEQVDLYLTWGEPPELVKEKIAQVRAKAAAHGRQVRFGIRLHVIVRETNEEAWQAADKLISHLDDATIAKAQAAFAKTDSVGQHRMASLHNGKRENLEISPNLWAGVGLVRGGAGTALVGDGPTVAARINEYADLGIDSFILSGYPHLEEAYKVGELLFPHLDVAIPAIPQPQQHQLQGEAIANEFIPRRVAQS, encoded by the coding sequence ATGAGCCTTAACCTTTTCTGGTTTTTACCGACCCACGGCGATGGGCACTATCTTGGCACCGACGCGGGCTCTCGCCCGGTTGACCATGGCTACCTGCAACAGATTGCGCAGGCCGCGGACAGAATCGGGTTTACCGGCGTGCTGATCCCGACGGGACGCTCGTGCGAAGATGCCTGGCTGGTGGCCGCGTCGATGATCCCGGTGACGCAGCGCCTGAAATTCCTGGTCGCCCTGCGTCCGAGCGTGGTTTCCCCCACCGTGGCGGCACGACAGGCTGCGACGCTGGACAGGCTTTCTAACGGACGCGCCCTGTTTAACCTGGTGACCGGCAGCGACCCGCAGGAACTGGCGGGCGATGGCGTGTTTCTCGATCATACCGAGCGTTACGAAGCCTCCGCAGAGTTTACCCGCGTCTGGCGACGCCTGCTCGAAGGTGAAACCGTCACCTTCGAGGGCAAACATATTCATGTTCGAGACGCGAAGCTCTACTTCCCGCCGCTCCAGCAGCCCCGCCCTCCCCTCTATTTCGGCGGCTCGTCTGATGTCGCGCAGGATCTGGCAGCCGAGCAGGTCGATCTCTATCTGACGTGGGGCGAGCCGCCCGAGCTGGTAAAAGAAAAGATTGCGCAGGTGCGCGCCAAAGCCGCAGCGCATGGCCGTCAGGTGCGCTTCGGTATTCGCCTGCACGTGATTGTGCGCGAAACCAACGAAGAGGCGTGGCAGGCGGCAGACAAGCTGATATCCCACCTTGACGATGCCACCATCGCGAAAGCACAGGCGGCGTTTGCGAAAACCGATTCCGTCGGGCAGCACCGCATGGCCTCGCTGCATAACGGCAAGCGCGAGAACCTGGAGATCAGTCCAAACCTGTGGGCAGGCGTTGGCCTGGTTCGCGGCGGAGCGGGCACTGCGCTGGTGGGGGATGGCCCGACCGTGGCGGCGCGCATCAACGAATATGCGGATCTCGGTATCGACAGCTTTATTCTCTCGGGCTATCCGCATCTGGAAGAGGCATACAAGGTCGGCGAGCTGTTGTTCCCGCATCTGGATGTCGCCATTCCGGCGATCCCGCAGCCTCAACAGCATCAACTGCAGGGCGAAGCGATAGCGAATGAATTTATTCCGCGCCGCGTCGCACAGAGCTAA
- the ssuC gene encoding aliphatic sulfonate ABC transporter permease SsuC, producing MSATPQKWLLRAAPWFLPVGIVLVWQLASSAGWLSSRILPSPEGVVEAFWSLSVSGELWQHLAISSWRAVIGFSIGGSIGLTLGLISGLSRWGERLLDTSIQMLRNVPHLALIPLVILWFGIDESAKIFLVALGTLFPIYINTWHGIRNIDRGLVEMARSYGLSGFALFTHVILPGALPSIMVGVRFALGLMWLTLIVAETISANSGIGYLAMNAREFLQTDVVVVAIVLYALLGKLADVSAQWLERSWLRWNPAYSPQEAKA from the coding sequence ATGTCTGCCACCCCGCAAAAATGGCTGTTACGCGCTGCTCCATGGTTTTTACCCGTCGGTATTGTCCTCGTCTGGCAGCTGGCGTCGTCTGCTGGCTGGTTATCCAGCCGCATTCTGCCCTCTCCGGAGGGCGTGGTCGAAGCGTTCTGGTCGCTGAGCGTGAGCGGTGAGCTGTGGCAGCACCTGGCAATCAGCTCATGGCGCGCGGTGATCGGCTTCTCGATCGGTGGAAGCATCGGCCTGACGCTTGGGCTGATTAGCGGTTTGTCCCGCTGGGGTGAGCGGTTGCTGGATACCTCGATACAGATGCTGCGCAACGTGCCGCATCTGGCGCTGATCCCGCTGGTGATCCTGTGGTTTGGCATTGATGAAAGCGCCAAAATTTTCCTCGTGGCGCTCGGGACGTTGTTCCCGATTTACATCAACACCTGGCATGGCATACGTAATATCGATCGTGGCCTGGTGGAGATGGCGCGCAGCTATGGGCTTTCCGGCTTTGCGCTCTTTACCCATGTGATCCTGCCGGGTGCCCTGCCCTCAATCATGGTTGGCGTGCGCTTCGCGCTCGGGCTGATGTGGCTGACGCTGATTGTGGCAGAAACCATTTCGGCCAACTCCGGCATCGGCTATCTGGCGATGAATGCCCGCGAGTTTTTGCAAACGGACGTGGTGGTGGTCGCCATCGTTCTTTACGCCCTGCTCGGCAAACTCGCCGACGTCAGCGCCCAGTGGCTGGAACGCAGCTGGCTTCGCTGGAACCCGGCCTATTCCCCTCAGGAGGCTAAAGCATGA
- the ssuB gene encoding aliphatic sulfonates ABC transporter ATP-binding protein has product MNTARINQGTPLLLSGVTKRYGDNTILNALDLHIPAGQFVAVVGRSGGGKSTLLRLLAGLEVPNGGDILAGTTPLANIQDDTRMMFQDARLLPWKTVIDNVGLGLKGDWREAARQALAAVGLADRAGEWPAALSGGQKQRVALARALIHRPGLLLLDEPLGALDALTRIEMQALIESLWQEHGFTVLLVTHDVSEAVAMADRVLLIEEGKIGLDLNVDIPRPRRVGSARLAELEAEVLDRVMKRGVNVRALITANA; this is encoded by the coding sequence ATGAACACTGCCCGAATTAACCAGGGAACGCCGCTGTTGCTCAGCGGCGTCACGAAACGCTACGGCGATAACACCATTCTGAACGCGCTGGATTTACATATTCCCGCCGGACAGTTTGTGGCGGTAGTGGGCCGCAGCGGCGGCGGAAAGAGTACCTTGCTACGGCTCTTGGCCGGGCTGGAGGTGCCAAACGGCGGCGATATTCTGGCTGGTACCACGCCGCTGGCAAATATTCAGGACGATACCCGCATGATGTTTCAGGACGCGCGCCTGCTGCCGTGGAAAACGGTTATCGATAACGTTGGGCTGGGCCTGAAAGGTGACTGGCGGGAGGCGGCAAGGCAGGCGCTGGCCGCCGTGGGCCTGGCGGATCGCGCCGGTGAATGGCCTGCGGCGTTATCCGGTGGGCAGAAGCAGCGCGTGGCGCTGGCGCGCGCGCTGATCCACCGTCCGGGGCTGTTGCTGCTGGATGAGCCGCTCGGCGCGCTTGATGCCCTGACGCGGATTGAGATGCAGGCCTTGATTGAGTCCCTATGGCAGGAACATGGGTTTACGGTACTGCTGGTAACGCATGACGTTAGCGAAGCCGTTGCGATGGCCGATCGCGTGTTGCTTATAGAAGAAGGGAAAATTGGCCTGGATTTGAACGTGGATATCCCGCGCCCGCGCCGCGTGGGCTCGGCAAGGCTGGCGGAACTGGAAGCAGAGGTGTTGGATCGGGTGATGAAGCGCGGGGTGAATGTGCGGGCGTTAATTACGGCTAATGCCTGA